One window of the Methanocaldococcus vulcanius M7 genome contains the following:
- a CDS encoding DUF2097 family protein, which translates to MKEKIIDMENPKDIIDYLNSVDLDEYVEIYFGRVHVEGRLMQYSEGFVRLVHEKYGIIEVELEKILNDLLEVVHSDGERRVVIRFY; encoded by the coding sequence ATGAAAGAAAAAATCATAGATATGGAAAATCCCAAAGATATTATTGACTACTTAAACAGTGTGGACTTAGATGAGTATGTTGAAATTTACTTTGGAAGAGTGCATGTAGAAGGAAGATTAATGCAGTATAGCGAAGGATTTGTAAGATTAGTTCATGAAAAATATGGAATCATTGAAGTAGAGCTCGAGAAAATACTAAACGACCTTTTAGAGGTTGTTCACAGCGATGGAGAGCGAAGAGTGGTGATAAGATTTTATTAA
- a CDS encoding type II toxin-antitoxin system VapC family toxin, with the protein MYEIVPDTNFLIYVFKHKINFDYEIERALNTKFRIILLSPVKRELEELLKNKDLKGKERLAVSLALSKIKNYDIVECEGYADDAILNYALKKDNVIVATNDKELKTKLMENNIPVMVVRQKKYFEVFGMV; encoded by the coding sequence ATATACGAAATTGTTCCAGATACAAATTTTCTGATTTATGTTTTTAAGCATAAGATAAATTTCGATTATGAAATAGAGAGGGCTTTGAATACAAAATTTAGGATTATTCTCCTATCTCCGGTTAAGAGAGAGTTGGAAGAGTTATTGAAAAATAAGGATCTTAAAGGAAAAGAGAGATTAGCAGTTAGTTTAGCCCTATCTAAGATAAAAAATTATGATATTGTTGAGTGTGAGGGCTATGCGGATGATGCAATATTGAATTATGCATTAAAGAAGGATAATGTAATTGTGGCAACTAATGATAAGGAGTTGAAAACTAAGTTAATGGAGAATAACATTCCTGTTATGGTAGTAAGGCAAAAGAAATATTTTGAAGTTTTTGGGATGGTTTAA
- a CDS encoding ABC transporter ATP-binding protein, whose product MILCVDGVEFHYKSRKILNGIKFNVERGEVVSILGINGAGKSTLLKCINKILKPKKGTILIDNFDINNLEGYELAKKVGYVPQRASGNYMTVFDMVLLGRKPHIKWDVSERDIEITHEILKLLNLEDYALRYANELSGGELQKAVIARALVQEPQVLLLDEPTNNLDPKNQLEVMRTIRNISKSKSITSIVVMHDLNLALRYSDKFIMLKDGKVYAEGDKSVINPENIKAVYGIDVYVEEVKGIKVVVPVD is encoded by the coding sequence ATGATTCTCTGCGTAGATGGAGTTGAATTTCACTATAAAAGTAGAAAAATATTAAATGGAATAAAATTTAATGTTGAAAGGGGAGAAGTCGTTTCTATCTTGGGAATCAATGGGGCTGGAAAATCAACGCTTTTAAAGTGTATAAATAAGATATTAAAACCAAAGAAAGGAACAATATTAATTGACAATTTTGATATAAACAATTTAGAGGGCTATGAATTAGCGAAGAAAGTTGGTTATGTTCCACAAAGAGCAAGTGGAAACTATATGACTGTTTTTGATATGGTTCTACTTGGAAGAAAGCCACATATAAAATGGGATGTATCTGAGAGAGATATTGAAATAACACATGAAATATTAAAACTCTTAAATTTGGAGGACTATGCGTTGAGATACGCTAATGAACTTAGCGGTGGAGAGTTGCAAAAAGCAGTTATTGCGAGAGCATTAGTTCAAGAACCCCAAGTGCTACTTTTAGATGAACCAACAAATAACTTAGATCCGAAAAATCAATTAGAGGTTATGAGAACTATTAGAAATATCTCCAAATCAAAGAGTATAACATCTATTGTGGTTATGCATGATTTAAATTTAGCTTTAAGATATTCAGATAAATTTATAATGCTAAAAGATGGAAAAGTATATGCAGAAGGAGATAAAAGTGTAATAAATCCAGAAAATATTAAAGCAGTTTATGGAATAGACGTTTACGTTGAAGAAGTTAAAGGGATCAAAGTAGTTGTTCCCGTAGATTAA
- the ribH gene encoding 6,7-dimethyl-8-ribityllumazine synthase, whose product MVNLGFVIAEFNRDITYMMEKVAEEHAEFLGAIVKYKIVVPGVFDMPLAVKKLLEKKDIDAVVTIGCVIEGETEHDEIVVHNAARKIADLSLQYDKPVALGISGPGMTRLQAEERVDYGKRAVEAAVKMVKRLKALDE is encoded by the coding sequence ATGGTAAATCTTGGATTTGTTATTGCTGAATTCAACAGGGATATAACCTACATGATGGAGAAAGTTGCTGAGGAGCATGCAGAATTTTTAGGAGCTATTGTAAAATATAAAATCGTTGTTCCCGGCGTCTTTGATATGCCATTAGCAGTTAAAAAACTGTTAGAAAAAAAGGATATTGATGCAGTTGTAACAATTGGATGTGTTATTGAGGGAGAGACAGAGCATGATGAAATTGTAGTGCATAACGCAGCGAGAAAGATAGCAGATTTATCTTTACAGTACGATAAACCGGTTGCCCTTGGAATATCAGGGCCGGGAATGACTCGACTACAAGCAGAGGAGAGAGTCGATTATGGTAAGAGAGCAGTTGAAGCAGCTGTTAAAATGGTTAAGAGATTGAAGGCGTTAGATGAGTAA
- a CDS encoding 2-oxoacid:ferredoxin oxidoreductase subunit gamma, protein MRKEIRLSGFGGQGIILAGVILGRAAALYDKKEAVQTQSYGPEARGGASKSEVVISEEPIDFPKVIKPDILVCLSQQAYDKYKDDIKDGGILLIDEDLVSIEQKPKADVKIYKIPFTRIASEDIKLPIVANIVMLGSLTKLTGIVSEESMKKSILDSVPKGTEEKNLLAFNKGYEFAENL, encoded by the coding sequence ATGAGAAAAGAGATAAGATTATCTGGTTTTGGTGGTCAAGGAATTATTTTAGCAGGAGTTATTTTAGGAAGGGCAGCAGCGTTGTATGATAAAAAAGAGGCAGTTCAAACACAGTCCTATGGACCAGAGGCAAGAGGTGGAGCAAGCAAGTCAGAAGTGGTTATTAGCGAGGAGCCAATTGATTTTCCCAAAGTAATAAAACCAGATATATTGGTTTGTCTTTCACAGCAAGCTTATGATAAGTATAAAGATGACATTAAAGATGGAGGAATTTTGCTAATTGATGAGGACTTAGTTTCAATAGAGCAAAAACCAAAAGCAGACGTAAAAATTTATAAAATACCATTTACCAGAATTGCTTCAGAAGATATAAAGCTTCCAATAGTTGCTAATATCGTTATGTTGGGATCTTTAACAAAATTAACAGGAATAGTTTCAGAAGAGAGTATGAAGAAATCAATACTGGATAGTGTTCCAAAAGGAACTGAGGAAAAGAATTTATTAGCATTTAATAAGGGCTATGAGTTTGCAGAGAATCTATAA
- a CDS encoding HAD family hydrolase, with protein sequence MIILLDLNGTIATDGRIKDGVKERLAILKERAEIYILSADTFGTLTDISKHLNVKGLKVEKEKYGSEKLAKLKILEEIKSQNGNKKIVAIGNGNNDELLLKNADLGICVIGDEGAYSKTILNSDIVVKDIKDALDLLIKENRLKATIRD encoded by the coding sequence ATGATCATATTGTTAGATTTAAATGGAACGATTGCAACAGATGGAAGGATAAAAGACGGTGTTAAAGAGAGATTGGCTATTTTAAAGGAAAGAGCAGAGATTTACATCTTATCGGCAGATACTTTTGGAACTTTGACAGATATTTCAAAACACTTGAATGTAAAAGGTTTAAAGGTTGAAAAAGAGAAATACGGTAGTGAAAAATTAGCAAAGTTAAAAATTTTAGAAGAAATAAAAAGTCAGAATGGCAATAAGAAGATCGTTGCTATAGGAAATGGAAACAACGACGAACTATTATTAAAAAATGCTGATTTGGGAATATGTGTTATTGGAGATGAAGGGGCGTATAGTAAAACAATATTAAATTCAGATATTGTTGTAAAAGACATTAAAGATGCTCTCGATCTACTTATAAAAGAAAATCGACTAAAAGCCACAATAAGGGATTAA
- a CDS encoding U32 family peptidase: MVELLSPANNLACLKTAIDYGADAVYCGLKELNMRATAKNFTREELVEGIKYAHDNNKKVYLCTNTVVYENELKKVEEILDFANFAEVDAVIVSDLGTMQLANELGLRVHASVQCNITNSLTAKFYSKFAKRVILSRELTLNQIKEIRENLKKDNINLELEGFVHGALCVAISGRCFLSSYLFGRHANCGDCLQPCRRKWKLINEHHDGTYEIVCEGKYLLSPKDLCMIGHIPELMEVFDSFKIEGRAKNADYVMRTTKIYREAIDSVLDGSYYDKLPYFKKELEKVYNRGYETGFYFKDVNKNHDFQYEIEGNASKYRKVEIGKVVNFYKKVNVAEIELWNDLKVGDTILIIGKTTGCVEEIVKSMQINHKDVKIAKKGDRVGVKLNHIVREGDRVYLLKEK; the protein is encoded by the coding sequence ATGGTAGAACTTTTATCCCCTGCTAATAATTTAGCATGTTTAAAAACAGCCATTGATTATGGAGCAGATGCGGTTTATTGTGGATTAAAGGAATTAAATATGAGAGCAACTGCAAAAAACTTTACAAGAGAGGAGTTAGTTGAAGGAATTAAATACGCTCACGATAACAACAAGAAGGTATACCTCTGCACGAATACAGTTGTTTATGAAAATGAGTTAAAAAAAGTTGAAGAAATTTTGGACTTTGCAAACTTTGCTGAGGTAGATGCAGTTATAGTTAGTGATTTAGGAACCATGCAGTTGGCTAATGAGTTGGGATTGAGAGTTCATGCAAGCGTTCAATGCAACATAACAAACTCATTAACAGCCAAGTTTTACTCAAAATTTGCAAAGAGAGTTATATTATCAAGAGAATTAACTTTAAACCAAATAAAAGAAATTAGAGAAAATTTAAAAAAAGATAATATAAACTTAGAGTTAGAGGGCTTTGTTCATGGTGCTTTATGTGTCGCTATAAGTGGAAGATGCTTTTTAAGCTCCTATTTATTTGGAAGACATGCCAACTGCGGAGATTGCTTACAACCGTGTAGAAGAAAGTGGAAGTTGATTAATGAGCATCATGATGGAACTTATGAGATCGTTTGTGAAGGAAAATATCTACTATCTCCAAAAGATCTATGTATGATAGGGCATATTCCAGAATTAATGGAGGTGTTTGATTCATTTAAAATTGAAGGAAGAGCTAAAAATGCCGATTATGTAATGAGAACAACAAAAATTTATAGAGAAGCAATAGATAGCGTTTTAGATGGCAGTTATTACGATAAACTCCCATATTTCAAAAAAGAGCTTGAAAAGGTCTATAATAGGGGTTATGAGACAGGATTTTACTTTAAAGATGTTAATAAAAATCATGACTTCCAGTATGAAATTGAAGGGAATGCATCAAAATATAGAAAGGTTGAAATTGGGAAAGTTGTTAATTTTTATAAAAAAGTTAATGTAGCAGAGATTGAGTTATGGAACGATTTAAAAGTTGGAGATACAATATTAATAATTGGAAAGACAACTGGCTGTGTTGAAGAAATTGTTAAATCAATGCAAATAAATCATAAAGATGTTAAAATTGCTAAAAAAGGCGATAGAGTTGGAGTGAAGTTGAATCATATAGTTAGAGAGGGAGATAGAGTTTATCTATTAAAGGAAAAATAA
- the lysS gene encoding lysine--tRNA ligase, whose amino-acid sequence MHWSDIIAEKLINERKEKKYIVASGITPSGHIHVGNARETLTADAIYKGLIHKGVEAELIFIADTYDPLRKLYPFLPEEFKEYIGMPISEIPCPEGCCKSYADHFLNPYLESLNDLGIELTTYKADENYKKGLYDEKIKIALENKEKIRDILNKFRSNPLLEDWFPINVVCENCGKLKTKVLNYDKEKEKVIYRCEFCGHEGEVKPYKGRAKLPWRVDWPARWSIFNVSIEPMGKDHAAAGGSYDTGVLIAREVYNYTPPKKVVYEWIQLKVGDKAVPMSSSKGVVFAVKDWTHIAHPEILRFLLLRSKPTKHIDFDLKKIPDLVDEYDRLEDQFFKIKEKENLSDDEKEKIRMYELSTPKIPEKKPFVIPYRFCSIIGQLTYDECKKDVDMNKVFEILQRNNYVVEDIDEFSIKKLRDRLIMARNWALKYGEKLIIIDEEEAKKIYENLKDKQKEWIKYFAEKLKSVNFDALTLHELIYQTAKELGLNPREAFQASYMILLGKKYGPKLGAFLATLGKDFVIRRYSSL is encoded by the coding sequence ATGCATTGGTCGGATATAATTGCAGAGAAATTAATAAACGAAAGAAAAGAAAAGAAATATATCGTAGCAAGTGGTATCACTCCGTCTGGACATATTCACGTTGGAAATGCAAGGGAAACACTAACCGCAGATGCAATATACAAGGGATTAATACATAAGGGAGTTGAAGCAGAACTGATCTTTATAGCAGATACTTACGATCCACTCAGAAAACTCTATCCATTTTTACCAGAAGAGTTTAAAGAATATATAGGCATGCCTATAAGTGAAATCCCATGCCCAGAAGGTTGTTGTAAAAGTTATGCAGATCACTTTTTAAATCCCTACTTAGAAAGTTTAAACGATTTAGGGATTGAGTTAACAACTTACAAAGCAGATGAAAATTACAAAAAAGGTTTATATGATGAAAAAATAAAAATTGCATTAGAAAATAAAGAAAAAATTAGGGACATATTAAACAAATTTAGATCAAACCCCCTACTAGAGGACTGGTTTCCGATAAACGTTGTCTGTGAAAATTGTGGAAAATTAAAGACAAAAGTTTTAAATTACGATAAAGAAAAAGAAAAAGTTATTTATAGATGTGAGTTTTGTGGACATGAAGGAGAGGTAAAACCCTACAAGGGAAGGGCTAAACTCCCGTGGAGAGTGGACTGGCCAGCAAGATGGTCAATATTCAACGTATCTATTGAGCCAATGGGTAAGGATCATGCAGCAGCAGGAGGAAGTTATGACACGGGAGTGTTAATCGCAAGGGAGGTTTACAACTATACTCCACCTAAAAAGGTTGTTTATGAATGGATTCAGTTAAAAGTTGGAGATAAGGCAGTTCCGATGAGTTCATCAAAAGGAGTTGTCTTTGCAGTAAAAGATTGGACACATATTGCACATCCAGAAATTTTAAGATTTTTACTATTAAGAAGTAAGCCAACAAAACATATTGATTTTGATTTAAAGAAAATTCCCGACTTAGTAGACGAATATGATAGATTAGAGGATCAGTTTTTTAAAATTAAGGAGAAGGAAAATTTAAGTGATGATGAAAAAGAAAAAATAAGGATGTATGAACTTTCAACTCCAAAAATCCCTGAGAAAAAGCCATTTGTCATTCCATATCGATTCTGTTCAATTATTGGGCAATTAACATATGATGAGTGTAAAAAAGATGTGGATATGAACAAGGTGTTTGAAATATTACAAAGGAACAATTATGTGGTTGAAGATATAGATGAATTTAGCATTAAAAAATTAAGAGATCGATTAATTATGGCAAGGAACTGGGCTTTAAAATACGGAGAGAAACTTATAATAATAGATGAAGAAGAAGCGAAAAAGATCTATGAAAATCTAAAAGATAAGCAAAAAGAATGGATAAAATACTTTGCAGAGAAACTAAAATCTGTTAATTTTGATGCCCTAACTTTGCATGAGTTAATATATCAAACAGCAAAAGAACTCGGTTTAAATCCAAGAGAGGCATTTCAAGCATCATATATGATACTCTTAGGTAAAAAGTATGGGCCAAAGTTGGGGGCATTCTTAGCAACACTTGGGAAGGACTTTGTTATTAGGAGATACTCCTCACTCTAA
- the guaB gene encoding IMP dehydrogenase, with the protein MEAETAYTFDDVLLVPNASHVEPKNTDVSTNLCGLKLNIPIISAAMDTVTEKEMAIALARLGGLGVIHRNMTIEEQVHQVQAVKKADEVVIKDVITVSPDDTIEEAINVMETYSISGLPVVNEKDELIGIITHRDVKAIEDKTKKVKEVMTKEVVSAKEDVEEEEAMELMYANRVERLPIVDDDNKLIGIITLRDILKRKKYPQASRDKKGRLLVAAACGPHDFERAKALIEAEVDAIAIDCAHAHNLKVVENVKKFKKMLEGTDIKLIVGNIATKEAAKDLIEAGADILKVGIGPGSICTTRVVAGVGVPQLTAVANVADIAKEHNVPVIADGGIRYSGDIAKAIAVGADAVMLGSLLAGTDEAPGQLMVINGRKYKQYRGMGSLGAMTGGVGAGADRYFQSTKSHMKHVKLVPEGVEGAVPYKGPVSEVIFQLIGGLRASMGYCGAKNLKEMQQKSRFVIITPSGQVESHPHDIIITNEAPNYPLGK; encoded by the coding sequence ATGGAGGCAGAAACTGCATACACCTTTGATGATGTTTTGTTAGTTCCCAATGCCTCTCATGTTGAACCAAAAAACACAGATGTATCTACAAACTTATGCGGATTAAAATTAAATATTCCAATAATCTCAGCAGCGATGGATACCGTTACTGAAAAGGAGATGGCCATTGCATTAGCGAGATTAGGGGGCTTGGGTGTAATTCATAGAAATATGACAATTGAAGAACAAGTCCATCAAGTCCAAGCAGTTAAAAAGGCAGATGAAGTTGTTATAAAAGATGTGATCACAGTATCGCCAGATGATACAATTGAAGAAGCAATAAATGTAATGGAAACCTACTCCATAAGTGGATTGCCAGTTGTTAATGAAAAAGACGAATTAATAGGAATAATAACCCACAGAGACGTTAAAGCCATAGAAGATAAAACAAAAAAAGTTAAAGAAGTAATGACGAAGGAAGTGGTTAGTGCAAAGGAAGATGTGGAGGAAGAGGAAGCAATGGAGTTAATGTATGCCAATAGAGTTGAACGTTTACCAATAGTTGACGATGATAATAAACTCATTGGTATTATAACATTAAGAGACATTTTAAAGAGAAAAAAATATCCACAAGCGTCAAGGGATAAAAAAGGAAGATTATTGGTAGCTGCTGCTTGTGGACCTCATGACTTTGAGAGAGCAAAGGCGTTGATTGAAGCAGAGGTTGATGCCATTGCAATTGACTGTGCTCATGCCCACAACCTAAAAGTGGTTGAAAACGTCAAAAAATTTAAGAAAATGTTAGAAGGAACCGATATAAAATTGATAGTCGGAAATATCGCTACAAAAGAGGCAGCAAAGGATTTAATTGAAGCAGGAGCAGATATTTTAAAAGTTGGAATAGGTCCAGGAAGTATTTGCACCACAAGAGTTGTTGCAGGAGTTGGGGTTCCTCAGTTAACAGCAGTGGCTAATGTTGCAGATATTGCAAAAGAACATAATGTTCCTGTTATTGCAGATGGAGGAATAAGATACAGTGGAGACATTGCCAAAGCAATTGCCGTCGGAGCAGATGCAGTTATGCTTGGTTCACTGTTAGCTGGAACTGATGAAGCCCCAGGTCAGTTAATGGTTATAAACGGAAGAAAGTATAAGCAGTATAGAGGAATGGGTTCATTAGGAGCAATGACAGGAGGAGTAGGAGCTGGAGCTGATAGATACTTCCAATCTACAAAAAGCCATATGAAGCATGTAAAATTAGTTCCTGAGGGTGTTGAAGGAGCAGTTCCTTATAAAGGACCTGTAAGTGAAGTTATCTTCCAACTTATTGGAGGGTTGAGGGCTTCGATGGGATACTGTGGAGCTAAAAACTTAAAAGAAATGCAACAAAAATCAAGATTTGTAATAATAACCCCAAGCGGACAAGTCGAGAGTCATCCGCATGATATTATTATTACGAATGAAGCTCCGAATTATCCTTTGGGTAAATAA
- the hisE gene encoding phosphoribosyl-ATP diphosphatase, which translates to MILEEVYETIKQRIKEKPEGSYVAKLTTDDKKSAINKICEKIGEEATELILAAKDNKKDEIIYEAADLIFHTMVLLAYKGIEFEDLLKEFEQRRK; encoded by the coding sequence ATGATATTGGAAGAGGTTTATGAAACTATAAAACAAAGAATAAAAGAAAAGCCAGAAGGTTCTTATGTGGCAAAGTTAACAACCGATGATAAAAAGTCAGCAATAAATAAGATATGTGAGAAGATTGGAGAGGAGGCGACTGAATTAATCTTAGCAGCCAAGGATAACAAAAAGGATGAGATTATTTATGAGGCAGCTGATTTAATATTTCATACTATGGTTTTACTGGCTTATAAGGGTATAGAGTTTGAAGACCTATTAAAGGAGTTTGAACAGAGGAGAAAATAA
- a CDS encoding MBL fold metallo-hydrolase encodes MVVKNVKIYVLGEDYAGYNSPFLSQHGLSFLIKIEDESEKIKNILFDVGTYAKPILFNMKLLHLDPQEIDAIILSHSHVDHTGGVVEMVKAIQKNPIPIFAHPHIFKTSFALDPEFSLANSLTESIKKDVERSGGRWILSSDPIRLIEGVSTLGEIKKEEQLEFEKTPTIKLYYIEDGRLVEDRVEDEIGLYIETRKGLIIVSGCSHPGIVSMIKKAIHLSGVNKVYAVIGGFHLIDANEDRINKTIAHLKKLGVERIYTGHCTGFKAEYRLSEEFGERFERLHAGKVIEI; translated from the coding sequence ATGGTAGTTAAAAATGTTAAAATATATGTCTTAGGAGAAGATTACGCAGGATACAACAGCCCTTTTTTAAGTCAGCATGGTTTGTCCTTCTTAATTAAGATAGAAGACGAGAGTGAAAAAATAAAAAATATCCTCTTCGATGTTGGAACTTATGCAAAACCAATATTATTCAATATGAAACTCTTACATTTAGATCCTCAGGAGATAGATGCGATTATACTCTCTCACAGCCATGTGGATCATACAGGTGGAGTTGTAGAGATGGTTAAAGCCATTCAAAAAAATCCTATACCGATATTTGCTCATCCACATATATTTAAAACAAGTTTTGCATTAGATCCTGAATTTTCCCTTGCAAATTCCCTTACTGAAAGTATAAAAAAGGATGTTGAGAGATCAGGTGGAAGATGGATTCTAAGTAGCGATCCTATACGTTTAATAGAAGGGGTCTCAACTCTTGGAGAGATCAAAAAAGAAGAACAGTTGGAATTTGAAAAAACTCCGACTATAAAATTGTATTATATTGAAGATGGAAGATTAGTCGAAGATAGAGTAGAAGATGAAATAGGGTTGTATATAGAAACAAGAAAAGGGCTTATAATAGTTAGCGGATGCTCTCATCCCGGAATAGTTAGTATGATCAAAAAAGCCATACATTTAAGTGGGGTTAATAAGGTTTATGCAGTTATCGGAGGATTTCATTTAATTGATGCAAATGAAGATCGAATAAATAAAACAATAGCCCATTTAAAAAAATTAGGAGTTGAGAGAATATACACTGGCCATTGCACTGGATTTAAAGCAGAGTATAGGTTATCAGAAGAGTTCGGAGAGAGATTTGAACGGCTTCATGCTGGTAAAGTAATTGAGATATAA
- a CDS encoding TIGR00304 family membrane protein, producing MKPSLIFLGIILMFIGFFMITLGMILPSSQGSYKNAETEEEDVEYSGVIMIGPIPIVFGNSPGLMILSVLIAILMVIWMFFIAIQSFSK from the coding sequence ATGAAGCCGAGTTTAATATTTTTAGGAATAATTTTAATGTTTATTGGATTTTTTATGATAACATTGGGAATGATCCTTCCAAGTTCTCAGGGCAGTTATAAAAATGCAGAAACAGAAGAAGAGGATGTTGAATACTCAGGAGTGATAATGATCGGCCCTATTCCCATTGTGTTTGGTAATTCTCCAGGGTTGATGATACTCTCTGTGCTAATTGCAATCCTAATGGTCATTTGGATGTTCTTTATAGCGATTCAGAGTTTTTCAAAATAA
- a CDS encoding nicotinamide-nucleotide adenylyltransferase — protein MRGFIIGRFQPFHKGHLEVIKKIGKEVDEIIIGIGSAQKSHTLKDPFTAGERILMITQSLKDYDLTYYPIPIKDIEFNSIWVSYVESLTPPFDIVYSGNPLVRVLFEERGYLVKKPEMFNRKEFSGTEIRRRMLTGEKWEHLVPDAVVNVIREINGVDRIRKLNQTDK, from the coding sequence TTGAGAGGGTTTATAATAGGAAGATTCCAGCCATTTCATAAAGGACATTTGGAAGTTATAAAAAAGATAGGGAAAGAGGTTGATGAGATAATCATAGGAATTGGAAGTGCACAAAAAAGCCACACACTGAAGGATCCATTCACAGCAGGAGAGCGAATATTGATGATAACCCAATCACTAAAAGATTATGATTTAACCTATTATCCGATTCCAATAAAAGATATTGAATTTAACTCAATATGGGTATCTTATGTTGAGTCGTTAACCCCTCCGTTTGATATTGTATATAGTGGAAATCCGTTAGTTAGGGTTTTGTTTGAAGAAAGAGGTTATTTAGTCAAAAAACCAGAGATGTTTAATAGGAAAGAATTTTCGGGAACTGAAATTAGAAGAAGAATGTTAACTGGGGAGAAATGGGAGCACTTGGTTCCCGATGCAGTTGTAAATGTTATTAGAGAGATAAATGGGGTTGATAGAATTAGAAAATTAAATCAGACAGATAAATAA
- a CDS encoding 2-oxoacid:ferredoxin oxidoreductase subunit beta: MHPALKYMRRDRLPHIFCSGCGNGIVINCFLKAIEDLNIKPEDYIAVSGIGCSSRIPGYLYCDSLHTTHGRPIAFATGIKIARADKHVVVFTGDGDLAAIGGNHFIHGCRRNIDLTVICINNNIYGMTGGQVSPTTPYGKKATTAPYGSIENSMDLCKLAISAGASYVARWTTAHPIQLVKSIKKGIQKKGFAFIEVISQCPTYYGRFNISRKPADMIKFLKENSIYLSKAKNMSEEELNGKIIVGEFLDIEKPEFVEELHKLVEKLKLNE, from the coding sequence TTGCATCCTGCTTTAAAATATATGAGGAGAGATAGATTACCACATATTTTTTGTTCTGGATGTGGAAATGGAATCGTTATTAATTGCTTTTTAAAGGCAATTGAAGACCTAAATATAAAGCCAGAGGACTATATAGCTGTTTCAGGAATTGGATGTTCTTCGAGAATACCGGGTTATTTATACTGTGATTCCTTACACACAACCCATGGAAGGCCTATTGCATTTGCAACCGGAATTAAGATAGCAAGGGCAGATAAACACGTTGTTGTATTTACCGGAGATGGGGATTTAGCAGCCATAGGTGGAAATCACTTTATACACGGATGTAGGAGGAATATAGATTTAACAGTAATTTGCATAAATAATAATATCTATGGGATGACTGGGGGGCAGGTTTCTCCAACAACCCCCTACGGAAAAAAAGCAACAACTGCTCCTTATGGTAGTATAGAGAACTCTATGGATCTTTGCAAATTGGCGATCTCTGCGGGGGCAAGTTATGTTGCAAGATGGACAACAGCTCATCCGATTCAACTCGTTAAGTCAATAAAAAAGGGCATTCAGAAGAAGGGTTTTGCATTTATTGAAGTTATCTCACAGTGTCCAACATACTACGGACGATTTAATATATCAAGAAAACCAGCAGATATGATCAAATTTTTAAAAGAAAACTCCATATATTTAAGTAAAGCTAAAAATATGAGTGAGGAAGAATTGAATGGAAAAATTATTGTTGGAGAATTTTTAGATATAGAAAAACCCGAGTTTGTTGAAGAACTGCATAAGTTAGTTGAGAAGTTAAAATTGAATGAATAA
- a CDS encoding gamma carbonic anhydrase family protein has translation MISKTAKIARGAVVVGDVSIGDYSSVWYNAVVRGDVDKIIVGNYSNIQDCCVVHCSKGYPTIIKDYVSIGHGAVIHGCKIEDNVLVGMNATILNGAKIGENCIIGANALITQNKEIPPNSLVLGIPGKVVRELTEEEIKSIKENAIRYVKLSEIL, from the coding sequence ATGATTTCAAAAACCGCAAAGATTGCAAGAGGGGCAGTAGTTGTTGGAGATGTTAGTATTGGAGATTACTCGTCAGTTTGGTATAATGCAGTTGTTAGAGGAGACGTGGATAAAATAATAGTTGGAAATTATTCAAATATACAGGATTGCTGTGTTGTTCATTGCTCTAAGGGCTATCCTACTATAATCAAGGATTATGTTAGTATAGGGCATGGAGCGGTTATCCACGGTTGTAAAATTGAAGATAACGTTTTAGTTGGGATGAATGCAACGATATTGAACGGGGCTAAGATTGGAGAAAACTGTATAATTGGAGCTAATGCATTGATAACTCAGAACAAAGAAATCCCTCCAAATAGTTTGGTTTTAGGAATTCCGGGAAAAGTTGTTAGAGAACTTACAGAGGAGGAAATCAAAAGTATAAAAGAGAATGCGATAAGATATGTTAAATTATCTGAGATACTATAA